A genomic stretch from Solenopsis invicta isolate M01_SB chromosome 15, UNIL_Sinv_3.0, whole genome shotgun sequence includes:
- the LOC105198403 gene encoding scavenger receptor class B member 1, translated as MKSAIALQQFKKCIILFIVGIGCSTLMYMIYVFDPTTMIVEYNLQMVPNTLLFSIWRQPPLKMYLKVYVFNITNPIEFLNGEENIKFEEIGPYVYQEILVHENITFNDNNTMSYIPRRTIVYIPEMSIGDPAETVINVVNIPYLGVTSALSDAGFMVNYPIAQLANFLKTKPILNITVYDYLWGFEDPLVKLASGIVPNFINFQKFGLLDRMYDDGENIVTVNLQKKDDMLEEEGRYLSIDKYNGSPGMAHWGYIDTEGNETREENTICNRLRGATEGVIYPSHMDKRAKFRIYRKAFCRPLPVTFRKETWTENGVPGYMYTLADDFADPGDQNPDNECFCRKKTCLKKGLVDLTPCYYNIPAAESFPHFLDADPSLLENIEGLKPDKEKHGSYCILQQTVGMPVEFHSRLQTNLIMRRSRYNSKLTPFNDLTLPLFWFESYMVMPNYLVILLKLGLRILPIAQAVLMYLLGVIGLTTSVLSLISIAWIFNQQQQQQKQEITRSNDNLDLRVPLCNGPYLTTSINILPPIKCRK; from the exons aatttacAAATGGTACCAAACACGCTTCTCTTTTCAATATGGAGGCAACCGCCTCTTAAAATGTATCTAAAAGTATATGTATTTAACATTACGAATccaatagaatttttaaacggCGAAGAGAACatcaaatttgaagaaatcGGGCCATATGTATATCA AGAAATTCTTGTTCACGAGAACATTACGTTTAACGATAACAACACTATGTCCTATATTCCTAGAAGAACAATAGTTTATATTCCCGAAATGTCAATCGGTGATCCTGCGGAGACTGTAATCAATGTCGTAAATATTCCGTATTTg GGTGTGACATCCGCTCTGAGTGATGCCGGATTTATGGTAAACTATCCTATAGCACAATTGGCTAATTTTCTGAAGACGAAACCGATTCTCAACATCACGGTGTACGATTATTTATGGGGCTTTGAGGATCCGTTGGTAAAGTTGGCCAGTGGAATCGTACCGAATTTTATCAACTTCCAAAAATTTGGTCTCTTGGACAGG ATGTACGACGATGGGGAAAATATTGTGACGGTAAATCTTCAAAAGAAGGATGACATGTTAGAAGAGGAAGGGCGATATCTCAGTATCGATAAGTACAACGGTAGCCCTGGAATGGCGCACTGGGGATACATTGATACAGAAGGCAACGAAACGCGAGAAGA GAATACAATTTGTAATAGGCTACGAGGTGCCACGGAAGGCGTTATATATCCATCGCACATGGACAAACGTGCTAAGTTTAGGATCTATAGGAAAGCTTTTTGTCGACCGCTACCGGTTACGTTCAGAAAAGAAACTTGGACAGAGAATGGTGTGCCAGGATATATGTACACTCTCGCTGATGATTTCGCCGATCCAGGTGATCAGAACCCGGACAATGAATGCTTTTGCCGTAAGAAGACCTGTTTGAAAAAAGGATTGGTTGATCTAACACCGTGTTACTACA ATATCCCGGCGGCAGAGTCGTTCCCGCATTTTCTCGATGCCGATCCAAGTTTGTTGGAAAATATAGAGGGTCTTAAACCTGATAAAGAGAAGCATGGATCTTACTGCATATTGCAGCAG ACAGTCGGTATGCCTGTCGAGTTTCATTCTAGGCTGCAGACAAACCTGATAATGCGTCGTTCACGCTATAATTCTAAACTTACGCCATTCAATGACCTCACGTTACCCTTATTTTGGTTTGAATCG tatatgGTCATGCCGAACTATCTGGTGATTCTATTAAAGTTAGGACTTCGAATACTACCGATCGCACAAGCGGTGTTGATGTATTTGCTTGGTGTAATTGGGCTAACAACTTCAGTATTATCGTTGATATCCATTGCATGGATATTTAatcagcaacagcagcagcaaaaGCAGGAAATAACCAGAAGTAACGATAATCTCGATTTGAGAGTACCTTTGTGTAATGGTCCGTATTTGACCACCTCCATCAATATTTTACCGCCGATAAAGTGCCGTAAATGA
- the LOC105198406 gene encoding serine/threonine-protein kinase pelle, whose translation MTTMENIKYIYDLPFTERSEFCKIMNQNDKWEELAGAWMKYDVLTIQNLRKERNPTDELLTLWGHYNHTIAELFVLLSKMQHYQSMVPLLRYVDQKFHRLLHNGEANLQNLSRKQLVNKNTKDLKIGTQNFNQRALPQQSINKILNQPTAQLGVSPSNSNNLLVVSPGAAAFSPSPQNTGSNEKKINESPLPKTETTLPHASYSELAIATDGWNQHNILGKGGFGTVYRGIWKNTDVAIKKIRQKGSDSDESYILQLQQSLKEIKILNSRTHENILPLYAYSFGGEAPCLVYQLMKNGSLEDRLLLRQKTKPLTWMQRHEIAKGIARGLQYLHTIGEKPLIHGDIKSANILLDKNFEPRIGDFGLAREGPERDSMKISRIHGTRPYLPEEFLRDKKLSTKIDTYSYGIVLFEMATGLRAYDDSRLEKKLLGDLIEAWKDKDISLLIDKKGGEENKQVYKNLISIGKWCANGLAQNRPEMELVFQTLNDL comes from the exons ATGACAACAATGGAGAACATCAAGTACATTTACGATTTGCCATTCACCGAACGATCagagttttgtaaaattatgaatCAAAATGATAAGTGGGAGGAGCTGGCTG GTGCTTGGATGAAATATGATGTCctaacaatacaaaatttaagaaaggaAAGAAATCCCACGGATGAACTATTGACTCTGTGGGGCCATTACAATCATACAATAGcagaattatttgttttattgtcCAAAATGCAGCATTATCAATCAATGGTGCCTTTACTGCGTTATGTCGATCAAAAATTCCATCGGCTTTTGCACAATGGAGAGGCCAATTTGCAGAACTTATCACGCAAGCAGCTGGTCAACAAGAATACTAAAGATTTAAAGATCGGCACACAGAATTTCAATCAACGTGCACTGCCACAGCAAAgcattaataagattttaaaccAACCAACTGCACAATTGGGCGTCAGTCCAAGCAATTCCAATAATTTGTTGGTAGTCTCACCAGGTGCTGCTGCTTTCTCACCGTCTCCACAAAATACAGGTAGTAATGAGAAGAAGATCAATGAATCACCACTGCCAAAGACAGAAACTACTTTGCCTCACGCAAGTTATAGTGAACTGGCTATTGCTACAGATGGATGGAATCAGCATAACATATTAGGGAAAGGTGGTTTTGGAACAGTGTATAGAg gTATTTGGAAAAATACCgatgttgcaataaaaaagaTACGACAGAAAGGATCTGATTCAGATGAAAGTTACATACTGCAGCTCCAACAATcgttaaaagagataaaaattttgaattcgCGTACCCATGAAAATATCTTACCTTTGTACGCATACAGTTTTGGTGGAGAAGCGCCATGCCTAGTTTACCAGCTGATGAAGAATGGATCTTTAGAGGATAGATTGCTATTAAGACAAAAAACTAAGCCGTTAACGTGGATGCAAAGACATGAAATTGCTAAAGGTATAGCACGCGGATTACAATATCTGCATACTATCGGGGAGAAACCGCTGATCCATGGTGATATTAAAAGCGCAAATATTCTATTGGATAAAAATTTTGAGCCTAGAATTGGTGATTTTGGCTTGGCACGAGAAGGTCCTGAAAGAGACAGCATGaag ATCAGCAGAATTCATGGAACAAGACCTTATTTACCAGAAGAATTTTTACGTGACAAAAAGTTGTCTACGAAAATAGACACTTATAGTTATGGCATAGTCTTGTTCGAAATGGCGACTGGTCTTCGAGCTTATGATGATTCACGACTCGAGAAGAAATTGTTAGGAGATTTAATTGAAGCTTGGAAAGATAAAGACATTTCTTTATTGATAGACAAAAAGGGTGGGGAAGAGAACAAgcaagtttataaaaatttaatatctataggAAAATGGTGTGCTAATGGGTTAGCGCAAAATCGACCCGAGATGGAACTTGTGTTCCAAAcattaaatgatttataa